The following proteins are encoded in a genomic region of bacterium:
- a CDS encoding GldG family protein, which produces MNNKRRNFRLTFAAAAALLAVIAFFLVSVLGNMPGARLDLTRDRLFTMSPAAAEVLKGLQVPVQVKLYITPADKMPTQLRTLERDLTERMRNFEQVAGGMLEFSVYNPQNDEEMQKTLGAKGIRPFQVQSIEKDEMGIKLIWSAMTIAYKDQPEEVLPQLLPQSLGSLEQDVIGPIYRLTREKAPKVAVFGPKKEVDRQLAMMYLQQGMQPPAPQEQYSRLREVLQQEHYEVVPVELTPQSPVPADADMLVVMASTPLNERQAWEINRALTAGIPVVMAVQAHEYGYAPSPGGGWSVNGQDIATGLEPMLAGFGLTVSEDHFLDSAMEVIELPREINLGGLRVQTREPVRAPIQIRVTESQMNPASPMVNRIGSLFYLWGTPVIADAARLSAAGLGSTTLMSSSADCWQEPWSEGPLTGDMINPAGRKMLGEQPLAVLVEGTFPDTWAGKPVPAWPGDNGASPPPAPATARPGRLLLVGCAKMFDDNVLGAMQNGLLLLNGVDYLAGSQALLSIRAKSLTDRVIKPVDAQAKVFWRLFTVLVVPALIAAYGIFRAGMRRKEATRYRENLRRDGGRQEVA; this is translated from the coding sequence ATGAACAACAAGCGACGGAACTTCCGCCTGACCTTTGCCGCGGCGGCCGCGCTGCTGGCCGTGATCGCGTTCTTCCTGGTCTCGGTGCTCGGCAACATGCCGGGTGCGCGCCTGGACCTGACGCGCGATCGCCTTTTCACGATGTCGCCCGCTGCGGCCGAGGTGCTCAAGGGCCTCCAGGTGCCCGTGCAGGTGAAGCTGTACATCACGCCTGCCGACAAGATGCCCACGCAGCTGCGTACGCTCGAGCGCGACCTGACCGAGCGCATGCGCAACTTCGAGCAGGTGGCCGGCGGCATGCTCGAGTTCTCCGTCTACAACCCGCAGAACGACGAGGAGATGCAGAAGACCCTCGGCGCCAAGGGAATCCGGCCGTTCCAGGTGCAGTCCATCGAGAAGGACGAGATGGGCATCAAGCTCATCTGGAGCGCCATGACCATCGCCTACAAGGACCAGCCGGAGGAAGTGCTGCCGCAGCTGCTGCCCCAGAGCCTGGGCTCGCTGGAGCAGGACGTGATCGGCCCGATCTACCGGCTCACCCGCGAGAAGGCGCCGAAGGTGGCGGTGTTCGGCCCGAAGAAGGAAGTCGACCGGCAGCTGGCAATGATGTACCTGCAGCAGGGCATGCAGCCGCCGGCACCGCAGGAGCAGTACTCGCGCCTGCGCGAGGTGCTGCAGCAGGAGCACTACGAAGTGGTGCCGGTGGAACTGACGCCGCAGTCGCCCGTGCCCGCCGACGCCGACATGCTGGTGGTCATGGCCTCGACGCCGCTGAACGAACGCCAGGCGTGGGAGATCAACCGCGCCCTGACCGCGGGCATTCCGGTGGTGATGGCCGTGCAGGCGCACGAGTACGGCTACGCCCCCTCGCCCGGCGGTGGCTGGTCGGTGAACGGCCAGGATATCGCCACCGGCCTGGAGCCCATGCTGGCCGGGTTCGGGCTGACCGTCAGCGAGGACCACTTCCTCGACTCCGCGATGGAGGTCATCGAGTTGCCGCGCGAGATCAACCTCGGCGGCCTGCGCGTGCAGACGCGCGAACCGGTGCGCGCCCCCATCCAGATCCGCGTGACCGAGTCGCAGATGAACCCCGCCTCGCCGATGGTCAACCGCATCGGCTCGCTGTTCTACCTGTGGGGAACGCCGGTCATCGCCGACGCGGCGAGGCTCTCGGCGGCCGGGCTCGGCAGCACCACGCTCATGAGCAGCAGCGCCGACTGCTGGCAGGAGCCGTGGAGCGAAGGGCCGCTGACCGGCGACATGATCAACCCCGCGGGCAGGAAGATGCTCGGCGAACAGCCGCTGGCCGTGCTGGTCGAGGGCACCTTCCCCGACACCTGGGCCGGCAAGCCGGTCCCGGCCTGGCCGGGCGACAACGGCGCGTCGCCGCCGCCGGCGCCGGCGACGGCGCGCCCGGGGCGCCTGCTCCTGGTCGGCTGCGCGAAGATGTTCGACGACAACGTGCTCGGCGCGATGCAGAACGGGCTGCTGCTGCTGAACGGCGTGGACTACCTGGCCGGGTCGCAGGCCCTGCTCAGCATCCGCGCCAAGTCGCTGACCGATCGCGTCATCAAGCCGGTCGACGCGCAGGCCAAGGTGTTCTGGCGCCTGTTCACGGTGCTCGTGGTGCCGGCGCTGATCGCCGCCTACGGCATCTTCCGCGCCGGGATGCGCCGCAAGGAAGCGACGCGCTACCGCGAGAACCTGCGGCGTGACGGCGGTCGCCAGGAGGTGGCGTGA
- a CDS encoding ABC transporter permease, with protein MNNALNLRSSLVIFRREFAAYFNSPIAYIFIIAFLVLNAGLFMTGFFLNGAADLRAFFGNLPFFLIFFIPAVSMRLWAEDKRLGTFELLMTLPMRTADVMLGKYLAALAFYLVALAGTLTLPLMVGALGNPDHGAIFSGYLGAVLLGALYLGIGTFTSGLMRDQISAVILGIMSCFLLFVLGIPAVAATIDGWVPGLGSLLQNYLGLSGHYEMMLRGVVAAADLAYFLGLTTVFLVLNALWLEGRKY; from the coding sequence ATGAACAACGCCCTGAACCTTCGCAGCAGCCTGGTGATCTTCCGGCGCGAGTTCGCCGCCTACTTCAACAGCCCGATCGCGTACATCTTCATCATCGCCTTCCTGGTGCTGAACGCAGGACTCTTCATGACCGGCTTCTTCCTGAACGGCGCGGCCGACCTGCGCGCCTTCTTCGGGAACCTGCCCTTCTTCCTCATCTTCTTCATCCCGGCCGTCAGCATGCGCCTGTGGGCCGAGGACAAGCGCCTCGGCACCTTCGAACTGCTGATGACGCTGCCGATGCGCACGGCCGACGTCATGCTCGGCAAGTACCTGGCAGCGCTGGCCTTCTACCTGGTGGCCCTGGCCGGCACGCTGACCCTGCCGCTGATGGTGGGCGCGCTCGGCAACCCCGACCACGGTGCCATCTTCAGCGGTTACCTGGGCGCCGTGCTGCTCGGCGCACTCTACCTGGGCATCGGGACGTTCACGAGCGGGCTGATGCGCGACCAGATCTCGGCCGTGATCCTCGGCATCATGTCGTGCTTCCTGCTCTTCGTGCTCGGCATCCCCGCGGTGGCCGCGACCATCGACGGCTGGGTGCCGGGGCTGGGCTCGCTGCTGCAGAACTACCTCGGCTTGTCGGGCCACTACGAGATGATGCTGCGCGGGGTCGTGGCTGCCGCTGACCTCGCCTACTTCCTGGGCCTGACCACGGTCTTCCTGGTGCTCAACGCCCTGTGGCTGGAAGGGAGGAAGTACTGA
- a CDS encoding ATP-binding cassette domain-containing protein — MIEVRGLSKSFGTMKALDDVSFRINRGEILGFLGPNGAGKSTTMKIVTTFLAPDGGSVQVDGIDVLEHPLEVRRRIGYLPENVPLYLDMNIHEYLTFVGEARGLQGARLRERLDWCVEACGLRGEYRKNIGELSKGYKQRTGLAQALIHDPDILILDEPTSGLDPLQILGIRDLIKSLAGHKTIIFSTHILQEVSPVTDRVVIINEGRTIADGTVNDLSRGAMGSNRVFVGARADAAAVESALRSLPQVAELKPLRAADGCRFEARGPFSEDLVGAVERLARGQGWQLTELHEAPYSLEDTFIALTRRARGLKEVA; from the coding sequence ATGATCGAGGTTCGCGGTCTGTCCAAGAGCTTCGGGACCATGAAAGCGCTCGACGACGTGTCGTTCCGGATCAACCGGGGGGAGATCCTCGGCTTCCTCGGTCCGAACGGTGCGGGCAAGAGCACGACCATGAAGATCGTCACGACCTTCCTGGCGCCCGACGGCGGCAGCGTGCAGGTCGACGGCATCGACGTCCTGGAGCACCCCCTGGAAGTGCGACGGCGCATCGGGTACCTGCCCGAGAACGTGCCCCTGTACCTGGACATGAACATCCACGAGTACCTGACGTTCGTGGGCGAGGCGCGCGGCCTGCAGGGCGCACGCCTGAGGGAACGGCTCGACTGGTGTGTCGAGGCCTGTGGACTTCGCGGCGAGTACCGCAAGAACATCGGCGAGCTCTCCAAGGGCTACAAGCAGCGCACCGGCCTGGCGCAGGCGCTGATCCACGACCCGGACATCCTGATCCTCGACGAGCCCACCAGCGGCCTGGACCCGCTGCAGATCCTGGGCATCCGCGACCTGATCAAGAGCCTGGCCGGCCACAAGACGATCATCTTCTCCACGCACATCCTGCAGGAGGTCAGCCCGGTGACCGACCGCGTGGTGATCATCAACGAGGGGCGCACCATCGCGGACGGCACGGTGAACGACCTCTCGCGCGGCGCCATGGGCAGCAACCGCGTCTTCGTGGGCGCGCGCGCCGACGCTGCCGCCGTCGAGTCGGCCCTTCGCTCGCTGCCCCAGGTCGCCGAACTGAAGCCGCTGCGCGCGGCCGACGGCTGCCGCTTCGAGGCGCGCGGGCCGTTCAGCGAGGATCTCGTGGGCGCCGTCGAGCGCCTGGCCCGCGGACAGGGCTGGCAGCTGACGGAGCTGCACGAGGCCCCCTACTCGCTCGAGGACACCTTCATCGCGCTGACCCGTCGGGCGCGCGGCCTGAAGGAGGTGGCGTGA
- a CDS encoding response regulator, whose translation MSHSCSPAADLYRQYFERTGDAFLIIEGDTFVDCNQATVDMLRYRSRDDLLQTHPSELSPELQPDGRPSFEKANEMMAMAFERGSHRFEWDHQRADGEVFPVEVLLTAVPGAERPMLHVVWRDLTERRRLEAELSQAHKMEALGRLSSGIAHDFNNLLVAIIGHSELLMADLGDMPDQQSSAAEILKAGHRAADLVGQLLTFSRKQVLRPQTIDLAAALVDLSVMVRRLVGDGISTEIDVDLGPLWVRADPGQFSQVILNLAANARDAVRPGGRFRLALSTTRIEAGTQTLQDALPAGGYAVIVAEDDGEGIAAADLPHIFEPFFTTKAVGRGTGLGLATIYGIVRQAGGSLAVESSPMTGSRFRICLPLTAPPQEAASTAGETAVRLPGASILLVEDEAATSRLVRVMLERAGYAVQVASGADEALRLLEEPGVTFDLLLTDIVMPGMDGVELVRRVREQRPELPVLLTSGYPADFLAGNAGVPVDADLLQKPFSSQELTQRVQAALARRA comes from the coding sequence TTGTCCCACAGCTGCAGTCCGGCTGCCGACCTCTACCGCCAGTACTTCGAGCGGACCGGCGATGCCTTCCTCATCATCGAGGGCGACACCTTCGTCGACTGCAACCAGGCCACCGTCGACATGCTCCGCTACCGTTCCCGCGACGACCTGCTGCAAACCCACCCCTCGGAGCTTTCCCCGGAACTGCAGCCCGACGGCCGTCCTTCCTTCGAGAAAGCCAACGAGATGATGGCCATGGCCTTCGAACGCGGGAGCCACCGTTTCGAATGGGACCACCAGCGCGCCGATGGCGAGGTCTTCCCCGTCGAGGTCCTGTTGACCGCAGTGCCGGGCGCCGAACGCCCCATGCTGCACGTCGTCTGGCGCGACCTGACCGAACGACGCCGTCTCGAGGCTGAGCTCTCGCAGGCCCACAAGATGGAGGCCCTCGGCCGCCTCTCGAGCGGCATCGCGCACGACTTCAACAACCTGCTGGTCGCGATCATCGGGCACTCGGAACTGTTGATGGCCGACCTCGGCGACATGCCCGACCAGCAGTCGAGCGCCGCCGAGATCCTCAAGGCCGGGCACCGTGCCGCCGACCTGGTCGGCCAGCTGTTGACCTTCAGCCGCAAGCAGGTGCTCCGGCCGCAGACCATCGACCTGGCGGCGGCACTGGTCGATCTCTCGGTGATGGTGCGGCGCCTGGTCGGCGACGGCATCAGTACCGAGATCGACGTCGACCTGGGTCCGCTGTGGGTCCGGGCGGACCCGGGGCAGTTCTCGCAGGTGATCCTGAACCTGGCGGCCAACGCCCGCGACGCGGTGCGGCCGGGGGGCCGGTTCCGGCTGGCGTTGTCGACCACGCGGATCGAGGCCGGGACGCAGACGCTGCAGGATGCGCTGCCGGCGGGCGGGTACGCGGTCATCGTCGCCGAGGATGACGGCGAGGGCATCGCTGCGGCCGACCTGCCGCACATCTTCGAACCGTTCTTCACGACCAAGGCCGTTGGCCGGGGCACCGGGCTCGGGCTCGCCACAATCTACGGCATCGTCAGGCAGGCGGGCGGCTCCCTCGCGGTGGAGAGCTCGCCGATGACGGGATCGAGATTCCGGATCTGCCTGCCTCTCACCGCCCCGCCTCAGGAAGCCGCATCAACGGCCGGGGAGACCGCCGTGCGGCTGCCCGGCGCCTCGATCCTCCTGGTCGAGGACGAGGCCGCCACGAGCCGGCTCGTGCGCGTGATGCTCGAGCGCGCGGGCTACGCCGTCCAGGTGGCCTCGGGCGCCGACGAGGCGCTCCGCCTGCTCGAGGAGCCTGGGGTCACGTTCGACCTGCTCCTGACGGACATCGTGATGCCGGGCATGGACGGCGTGGAACTGGTGCGACGGGTGCGCGAACAGCGCCCCGAGCTTCCCGTGCTGCTGACCTCCGGCTATCCGGCCGATTTCCTGGCCGGCAACGCCGGCGTGCCGGTCGATGCCGACCTGCTGCAGAAACCGTTTTCCTCGCAGGAGCTGACGCAACGGGTGCAGGCTGCGCTGGCGCGTCGCGCCTGA
- a CDS encoding S8 family serine peptidase — protein MRTLRTVNGLIGLALAVVCLGGAAPRNSLQVLPLPAASRLPAKAGGAPAVAGRLPAPALMQAVPHRERATGRHDEDPGRQRVFAETDLTDRTKSSAHPDTTGTTFTPEMRAMLTRLTAPHFLRPAGAAPVSPAGARRPATADKDAPWSANTLLANPTSMNDDHVTLACSPDGSVLYAAFSAMDLGSTDRDIHVARSLNAGLTWQVWELPSFTTDEYQPELAVDGGGYLHVVWVRDDGVILRSRSSNPGDPSAWAWVKGLTVGEPCAVPSIAVTGAGDFAKVFIAANWLTVNYDYYQYEWTLIFMYSSNGGNTVTYDYFLPDGYPDYWPDVAMEAGTVHFVNAEQDGETGEMEILIATDAYTGSFASPANFTGWTASNGGYPRVACQGTDVYAVYQLDYTDGISSDGDIIYTYSSDNGSSFYGPYGLVADEYDSVGPCLFLRGGVVGCAWLDAPAGGDEFQLATRLASAGGAADFFGDVEIITDAPRVEPVFHAADAVFTGLRAHAAWSDRRDFPTQGRNIYTSRRDLKPNLAAFTPSGWDSSLVVNMIAGQRVDGFTAAGDTNRVSFAFLNDGLRDITGNFHIDLEVDGDPVASWQLSGGLPAGTYVPLEDFALLGPSGTHAIAVRLDPDGLVAEDNESDNAFSRSYDFIHGDPVLRFRPTGLVSIINPYLKRADALELAKSPPLRREAWLDPVDDRLREAAAKAAGDALVPVMIVPAERVDPTGLGEALKDAARSTRREAIALAARNQTDRNLAALQPTLTALAKSGQAGTPRALWLSGTIAVELAPGAVAALSGDPRIARLWLDDMPSRTFGEPAAAATDGTTTTGEDAADKALAWHLAAIGADQAWAGGNTGAGVLVGHLDSGIAYDHPDITAHLWDGGAAFPHHGWDAVDNDNDPYDGDASWHHGSHTAGLIAGDGASGTKTGAAPGARLMALRVVPGYLADLVEGMQFGLDHGVQMFSMSAGWSQATVDVRGANRYNAEMLLAIDVPWVAAAGNGSATGHYALPTDIASPGDCPSPWYAPNGGRTAMITVGGLTSAGAVESTSSYGPTAWNLANPVGTTDYHDYPYPPGLMKPDLAAPGNNVTSLAGASGYVSYTGTSMACPQVAGAVAILLGASPGLTPAQVAEALETTATDITAAPATAGRDRFSGAGKLNIPAALAGVQTGTSLEFTIQNAGNLPLVFSGMWEGANWVDSDQPPAFLDPGATARLTARLDPAGLLEGVHNTTISFASNAPGSPHQLGVQLIYGDYATGVDPEVPSPGAIDLAGYPNPFNPRTTLRFALPAATKVKLEIHDLAGRLVRRLVDETLPAGDHAVMWDGLDGNGRAVASGQYVARLREADRAAVTRKLTLVR, from the coding sequence ATGCGGACCTTGAGAACCGTCAACGGCCTGATCGGGCTGGCGCTGGCTGTGGTGTGCCTGGGCGGCGCCGCTCCCCGCAACTCCCTGCAGGTCTTGCCCTTGCCGGCAGCCTCACGGCTCCCTGCCAAGGCCGGGGGTGCGCCGGCAGTCGCCGGGCGCCTGCCCGCGCCGGCCCTCATGCAGGCTGTCCCGCACCGTGAACGGGCCACCGGCCGTCACGACGAGGATCCCGGCCGGCAGCGCGTGTTCGCCGAGACCGACCTGACCGATCGCACGAAGTCGTCCGCGCATCCGGATACCACAGGCACGACGTTCACGCCTGAGATGCGCGCCATGCTCACCCGGCTGACCGCGCCCCATTTCCTGCGGCCCGCAGGCGCCGCGCCGGTTTCGCCCGCCGGCGCGCGCCGCCCCGCGACCGCCGACAAGGACGCGCCGTGGTCGGCCAACACGCTGCTGGCCAACCCGACGAGCATGAACGACGACCATGTCACGCTCGCCTGCAGTCCCGATGGTTCGGTCCTCTACGCCGCGTTCTCCGCCATGGACCTCGGCAGCACCGACCGCGACATCCATGTGGCGCGTTCGTTGAACGCAGGCCTGACCTGGCAGGTGTGGGAACTGCCCTCGTTCACGACGGACGAATACCAGCCCGAGCTCGCCGTCGACGGCGGCGGCTACCTGCACGTGGTCTGGGTCCGCGACGACGGCGTCATCCTGCGTTCGCGCAGCAGCAACCCGGGCGACCCTTCGGCCTGGGCCTGGGTCAAGGGCCTGACCGTGGGCGAGCCATGTGCCGTGCCGTCGATCGCCGTCACCGGCGCCGGCGACTTCGCCAAGGTCTTCATCGCCGCGAACTGGCTGACGGTCAACTACGACTACTACCAGTACGAGTGGACGCTGATCTTCATGTACTCGAGCAACGGCGGCAACACCGTCACCTACGACTACTTCCTGCCCGACGGCTACCCCGACTACTGGCCCGACGTGGCGATGGAAGCCGGCACCGTGCACTTCGTGAACGCCGAGCAGGACGGCGAGACCGGCGAGATGGAAATCCTCATTGCCACCGACGCCTACACCGGCAGCTTCGCCAGCCCGGCCAACTTCACGGGTTGGACGGCCAGCAACGGCGGCTACCCGCGCGTGGCCTGCCAGGGAACCGACGTCTACGCGGTCTACCAGCTCGACTACACAGACGGCATCTCGAGCGACGGCGACATCATCTATACCTACAGTTCGGACAACGGTTCGTCGTTCTACGGCCCCTACGGCCTGGTGGCCGACGAATACGACAGCGTCGGGCCCTGCCTCTTCCTGCGCGGCGGCGTGGTCGGCTGCGCCTGGCTCGATGCGCCGGCCGGCGGCGACGAGTTCCAGCTGGCGACGCGCCTGGCTTCCGCGGGCGGCGCGGCAGACTTCTTCGGCGACGTCGAGATCATCACCGACGCGCCGCGCGTCGAGCCCGTGTTCCACGCCGCCGACGCGGTGTTCACGGGGTTGCGCGCCCACGCGGCCTGGAGCGACCGTCGCGACTTCCCCACGCAGGGTCGCAACATCTACACCAGCCGCCGCGACCTGAAGCCCAACCTGGCGGCGTTCACGCCCTCCGGCTGGGACAGTTCGCTGGTCGTGAACATGATTGCCGGGCAGCGCGTCGACGGCTTCACTGCGGCGGGCGACACCAACCGCGTGAGCTTCGCGTTCCTCAACGACGGGCTGCGCGACATCACCGGCAACTTCCACATCGACCTCGAGGTCGATGGCGACCCCGTGGCTTCGTGGCAGCTGTCGGGCGGGTTGCCCGCCGGCACCTATGTGCCGCTCGAGGACTTCGCGCTGCTGGGCCCGAGTGGCACACACGCGATCGCGGTGCGCCTGGATCCCGATGGCCTCGTGGCCGAGGACAACGAATCCGACAATGCCTTCAGTCGCTCCTACGACTTCATCCACGGCGATCCCGTGCTGCGGTTCAGGCCGACGGGACTGGTCTCGATCATCAATCCGTACCTCAAGCGCGCCGACGCCCTGGAACTGGCGAAGTCGCCGCCGTTGCGCCGCGAGGCCTGGCTCGATCCCGTCGATGATCGCCTGCGGGAAGCGGCCGCCAAGGCTGCGGGCGACGCGTTGGTGCCGGTGATGATCGTCCCCGCCGAGCGCGTGGATCCCACGGGGCTCGGCGAGGCCCTGAAGGATGCCGCCCGATCCACCCGGCGCGAGGCTATTGCCCTCGCCGCGCGCAACCAGACCGACCGGAATCTCGCCGCCCTGCAGCCGACGCTTACGGCCCTGGCCAAGTCCGGCCAGGCCGGCACGCCGCGCGCCCTGTGGCTTTCGGGCACGATTGCCGTCGAGCTGGCGCCGGGCGCCGTGGCCGCACTGTCCGGCGACCCGCGCATCGCACGACTCTGGCTGGACGACATGCCCAGCCGCACGTTCGGCGAACCCGCCGCGGCCGCGACCGACGGCACCACGACCACCGGCGAGGACGCCGCCGACAAGGCGCTGGCCTGGCATCTGGCCGCCATCGGCGCCGACCAGGCCTGGGCGGGCGGCAACACCGGCGCCGGCGTCCTGGTCGGCCACCTCGACAGCGGCATCGCCTATGACCACCCCGACATCACCGCCCACCTGTGGGACGGCGGCGCGGCGTTCCCCCACCACGGCTGGGACGCCGTCGACAACGACAACGACCCCTACGACGGCGACGCGAGCTGGCACCACGGTTCGCATACGGCCGGCCTCATTGCGGGCGACGGCGCCTCGGGCACGAAGACGGGCGCGGCGCCCGGCGCGCGGCTGATGGCATTGCGCGTGGTGCCGGGCTACCTCGCCGACCTGGTCGAGGGCATGCAGTTCGGCCTGGACCACGGCGTGCAGATGTTCTCGATGAGCGCCGGCTGGTCGCAGGCGACGGTCGACGTGCGCGGAGCCAACCGTTACAACGCCGAGATGCTGCTGGCGATCGATGTGCCGTGGGTCGCGGCGGCCGGCAACGGCAGCGCTACCGGTCACTACGCGCTGCCCACCGACATCGCCAGTCCCGGCGATTGCCCGAGCCCGTGGTACGCGCCCAACGGCGGCCGTACCGCGATGATCACCGTGGGCGGCCTGACCAGCGCGGGCGCCGTCGAGTCCACATCCAGCTACGGGCCCACCGCCTGGAACCTGGCCAATCCCGTCGGCACGACCGACTACCACGACTATCCGTACCCGCCCGGCCTGATGAAGCCGGACCTGGCGGCCCCGGGCAACAACGTCACCAGCCTGGCCGGGGCTTCGGGCTACGTGTCGTACACCGGCACCAGCATGGCCTGTCCGCAGGTGGCAGGCGCGGTGGCGATCCTGCTGGGCGCCTCGCCCGGGCTGACGCCGGCACAGGTGGCCGAAGCGCTGGAGACCACGGCAACCGACATCACCGCAGCCCCCGCGACTGCCGGCCGTGACCGGTTCAGCGGCGCCGGGAAGCTCAACATACCTGCAGCCCTGGCCGGCGTGCAGACAGGCACCTCGCTCGAGTTCACGATCCAGAATGCGGGCAACCTGCCGCTTGTCTTCTCGGGCATGTGGGAAGGCGCGAACTGGGTCGACTCGGACCAGCCGCCCGCGTTCCTGGATCCCGGCGCGACGGCGCGCCTGACCGCGCGCCTCGACCCGGCCGGACTGCTCGAAGGCGTGCACAACACCACGATCTCGTTCGCCAGCAACGCGCCGGGTTCGCCGCACCAACTGGGCGTGCAGCTGATCTACGGCGACTACGCGACCGGTGTCGACCCCGAGGTGCCCTCGCCGGGCGCCATCGACCTGGCGGGCTACCCGAACCCGTTCAACCCGCGTACGACGTTGCGCTTCGCGCTGCCGGCCGCGACGAAGGTCAAGCTGGAGATCCACGACCTGGCCGGCCGCCTCGTGCGTCGGCTGGTGGACGAGACGCTGCCGGCGGGCGACCACGCCGTGATGTGGGACGGGCTGGATGGAAACGGGCGGGCTGTGGCGAGCGGGCAGTACGTTGCCCGGCTGCGCGAGGCCGACCGCGCCGCAGTGACCCGCAAGCTGACGCTGGTACGCTGA